In Salmo salar chromosome ssa15, Ssal_v3.1, whole genome shotgun sequence, one genomic interval encodes:
- the eno1a gene encoding enolase 1a, (alpha) encodes MSILKIHAREIFDSRGNPTVEVDLYTKKGLFRAAVPSGASTGIYEALELRDNDKTRYLGKGVSKAVDHINKTIAPALVRQNVSVLEQEKVDQLMLDMDGTENKSKFGANAILGVSLAVCKAGAAEKGVPLYRHIADLAGNPNVILPVPAFNVINGGSHAGNKLAMQEFMILPIGASTFKEAMRIGAEVYHNLKNVIKKKYGQDATNVGDEGGFAPNILENKEALELLKEAIGKAGYTDKIVIGMDVAASEFYKDGKYDLDFKSPDDPSRYITPDQLGDLYKSFVKDYPVVSIEDPFDQDDWAAWSKFTAETSIQVVGDDLTVTNPKRIAKGVADKACNCLLLKVNQIGSVTESLQACKMAQTNGWGVMVSHRSGETEDTFIADLVVGLCTGQIKTGAPCRSERLAKYNQLLRIEEELGDKAVFAGKNFRHPI; translated from the exons GTCTGTTCAGGGCTGCCGTCCCCAGCGGTGCCTCTACTGGTATCTATGAAGCTCTGGAGCTCCGTGACAACGACAAGACACGCTACCTGGGCAAAG GTGTCTCAAAAGCTGTTGATCATATCAATAAAACTATTGCACCTGCACTTGTACGGCAG AATGTCAGTGTCCTGGAGCAGGAGAAGGTTGACCAGCTGATGCTGGACATGGATGGCACAGAGAACAAGT CTAAGTTTGGTGCCAATGCCATCCTGGGCGTGTCCCTGGCTGTGTGCAAGGCCGGTGCTGCTGAGAAAGGTGTCCCCCTTTACCGTCACATCGCTGACCTTGCTGGCAATCCCAATGTCATCCTCCCAGTCCCT GCCTTCAACGTGATCAATGGAGGTTCCCACGCAGGCAACAAGCTGGCCATGCAGGAGTTCATGATCCTCCCTATAGGAGCCAGCACCTTCAAGGAGGCCATGAGGATCGGAGCCGAGGTCTACCACAACCTGAAGAACGTCATCAAGAAGAAGTACGGCCAGGACGCCACTAACGTGGGAGACGAGGGAGGATTCGCCCCCAACATCCTGGAGAACaaggaag CTCTGGAGCTGCTGAAGGAAGCCATTGGCAAAGCCGGCTATACCGACAAGATCGTGATCGGCATGGACGTGGCCGCCTCCGAGTTCTACAAGGACGGGAAATACGACCTGGACTTCAAGTCACCTGACGACCCCAGCCGTTACATCACCCCAGACCAGCTCGGAGACCTCTACAAGAGCTTCGTCAAGGATTACCCAG TGGTGTCCATTGAGGATCCCTTCGACCAGGATGACTGGGCTGCATGGTCCAAGTTCACGGCTGAGACCAGCATCCAGGTGGTGGGTGATGATCTGACCGTCACCAATCCCAAGCGCATCGCCAAGGGTGTGGCCGACAAGGCCTGCAACTGCCTGCTGCTCAAGGTCAACCAGATCGGCTCCGTCACAGAGTCCCTGCAGGC CTGCAAGATGGCCCAGACAAACGGCTGGGGAGTGATGGTCAGCCATCGctctggagagacagaggacacctTCATTGCTGACCTGGTTGTCGGTCTGTGCACTGGACAG ATCAAGACTGGTGCTCCATGCAGGTCTGAGCGTCTGGCTAAGTACAACCAGCTGCTCAG GATTGAGGAGGAGCTTGGAGACAAGGCTGTTTTCGCTGGCAAAAACTTCAGGCACCCAATCTAA
- the eno1a gene encoding enolase 1a, (alpha) isoform X1 — MSILKIHAREIFDSRGNPTVEVDLYTKKGLFRAAVPSGASTGIYEALELRDNDKTRYLGKGVKRSVKHINEFLAPALCNQNVSVLEQEKVDQLMLDMDGTENKSKFGANAILGVSLAVCKAGAAEKGVPLYRHIADLAGNPNVILPVPAFNVINGGSHAGNKLAMQEFMILPIGASTFKEAMRIGAEVYHNLKNVIKKKYGQDATNVGDEGGFAPNILENKEALELLKEAIGKAGYTDKIVIGMDVAASEFYKDGKYDLDFKSPDDPSRYITPDQLGDLYKSFVKDYPVVSIEDPFDQDDWAAWSKFTAETSIQVVGDDLTVTNPKRIAKGVADKACNCLLLKVNQIGSVTESLQACKMAQTNGWGVMVSHRSGETEDTFIADLVVGLCTGQIKTGAPCRSERLAKYNQLLRIEEELGDKAVFAGKNFRHPI; from the exons GTCTGTTCAGGGCTGCCGTCCCCAGCGGTGCCTCTACTGGTATCTATGAAGCTCTGGAGCTCCGTGACAACGACAAGACACGCTACCTGGGCAAAG GGGTGAAAAGGTCTGTTAAACATATTAATGAGTTCTTGGCCCCAGCTCTGTGTAACCAG AATGTCAGTGTCCTGGAGCAGGAGAAGGTTGACCAGCTGATGCTGGACATGGATGGCACAGAGAACAAGT CTAAGTTTGGTGCCAATGCCATCCTGGGCGTGTCCCTGGCTGTGTGCAAGGCCGGTGCTGCTGAGAAAGGTGTCCCCCTTTACCGTCACATCGCTGACCTTGCTGGCAATCCCAATGTCATCCTCCCAGTCCCT GCCTTCAACGTGATCAATGGAGGTTCCCACGCAGGCAACAAGCTGGCCATGCAGGAGTTCATGATCCTCCCTATAGGAGCCAGCACCTTCAAGGAGGCCATGAGGATCGGAGCCGAGGTCTACCACAACCTGAAGAACGTCATCAAGAAGAAGTACGGCCAGGACGCCACTAACGTGGGAGACGAGGGAGGATTCGCCCCCAACATCCTGGAGAACaaggaag CTCTGGAGCTGCTGAAGGAAGCCATTGGCAAAGCCGGCTATACCGACAAGATCGTGATCGGCATGGACGTGGCCGCCTCCGAGTTCTACAAGGACGGGAAATACGACCTGGACTTCAAGTCACCTGACGACCCCAGCCGTTACATCACCCCAGACCAGCTCGGAGACCTCTACAAGAGCTTCGTCAAGGATTACCCAG TGGTGTCCATTGAGGATCCCTTCGACCAGGATGACTGGGCTGCATGGTCCAAGTTCACGGCTGAGACCAGCATCCAGGTGGTGGGTGATGATCTGACCGTCACCAATCCCAAGCGCATCGCCAAGGGTGTGGCCGACAAGGCCTGCAACTGCCTGCTGCTCAAGGTCAACCAGATCGGCTCCGTCACAGAGTCCCTGCAGGC CTGCAAGATGGCCCAGACAAACGGCTGGGGAGTGATGGTCAGCCATCGctctggagagacagaggacacctTCATTGCTGACCTGGTTGTCGGTCTGTGCACTGGACAG ATCAAGACTGGTGCTCCATGCAGGTCTGAGCGTCTGGCTAAGTACAACCAGCTGCTCAG GATTGAGGAGGAGCTTGGAGACAAGGCTGTTTTCGCTGGCAAAAACTTCAGGCACCCAATCTAA